In Dromiciops gliroides isolate mDroGli1 chromosome 4, mDroGli1.pri, whole genome shotgun sequence, one DNA window encodes the following:
- the LOC122754206 gene encoding peroxisomal biogenesis factor 19-like gives MAAAEKESASGTDPEMDELLESALDDFDKAKPSPASPPTTKAPDASASQKRSPADTAKDALFASQEFFQELFDSELACQATAEFEKAMKELAEEEPHLVEQFQKLSEAAGRVGSDTASQQVFASCLKETLSGLAKNATDLQNSSMSEEELTKAMEGLGTEEGEGEGEGNILPIMQSIMQNLLSKDVLYPSLKEITEKYPEWLQSHREALPPEQFEKYQEQHNVMGKICEQFEKETAADSEDIQKARFEMVLDLMQQLQDLGHPPKELAGETPPGFNFDLDTLNLSGPPSASGEQCLIM, from the coding sequence ATGGCCGCAGCTGAGAAAGAGAGCGCATCCGGCACGGACCCGGAGATGGACGAGCTTCTGGAAAGTGCCCTTGATGATTTCGATAAAGCCAAACCCTCCCCAGCATCCCCTCCTACCACCAAGGCCCCAGATGCTTCAGCTTCCCAGAAGAGATCGCCTGCAGACACAGCTAAAGATGCCCTCTTTGCCTCCCaagagttcttccaagaactgtTTGACAGTGAGCTAGCATGCCAAGCCACTGCAGAATTTGAGAAGGCTATGAAGGAGCTGGCTGAGGAGGAACCCCACCTGGTAGAGCAGTTCCAGAAGCTCTCTGAGGCAGCAGGGAGAGTGGGCAGTGATACAGCATCCCAACAAGTGTTTGCTTCCTGCCTGAAGGAAACACTCAGTGGACTAGCAAAAAATGCCACTGACCTTCAGAACTCCAGCATGTCTGAAGAGGAGCTGACCAAGGCCATGGAAGGGCTGGGcacagaagaaggggaaggggaaggagaaggcaaTATACTCCCCATTATGCAGAGCATTATGCAGAACCTATTATCCAAGGATGTACTATATCCGTCACTGAAAGAAATCACAGAGAAATATCCAGAGTGGTTACAGAGCCACCGTGAAGCACTGCCTCCAGAACAATTTGAGAAGTATCAGGAACAGCACAATGTCATGGGCAAGATTTGTGAGCAGTTTGAAAAAGAGACGGCGGCCGACAGTGAGGACATACAGAAAGCCCGATTTGAGATGGTGCTAGATCTCATGCAGCAGCTTCAAGATTTGGGCCATCCCCCAAAGGAACTTGCGGGGGAAACGCCCCCTGGCTTCAACTTTGACCTTGACACCTTGAATTTGTCTGGCCCTCCAAGTGCCAGTGGTGAGCAGTGTCTGATCATGTGA